A window of the Hordeum vulgare subsp. vulgare chromosome 5H, MorexV3_pseudomolecules_assembly, whole genome shotgun sequence genome harbors these coding sequences:
- the LOC123397948 gene encoding uncharacterized protein LOC123397948: MATACSLLHRCLLPLHLALLAFLLAAAPTAEAWTGEIRGRVVCDVCADSAIGPEDHALEGAEVAVLCITKSGEVINYQAFTNYEGIYSVAETMPESDRWDSCLARPISSFHQHCTRRGDAHSGVKFTYNKHSGNSHSVKAFLYKPANIPLYCS; the protein is encoded by the exons ATGGCGACGGCGTGTTCTCTCCTTCACCGGTGTCTGCTCCCGCTCCACCTGGCCCTCCTCGCTTTCCTGCTTGCGGCGGCCCCTACAGCCGAAGCGTGGACGGGGGAGATCCGCGGCCGCGTCGTCTGCGACGTCTGCGCCGACTCTGCCATCGGGCCCGAGGACCACGCCCTCGAAG GCGCTGAGGTTGCTGTTCTGTGCATTACGAAATCTGGTGAGGTCATCAACTACCAGGCATTCACAAACTACGAGGGCATCTACAGTGTTGCGGAGACGATGCCGGAGAGCGACCGGTGGGACTCGTGCCTGGCGAGGCCCATCAGCAGCTTCCACCAGCATTGCACGAGGAGGGGCGATGCACACTCTGGGGTCAAGTTCACATACAACAAACACTCAGGGAACTCGCACAGCGTTAAGGCATTCCTGTACAAGCCTGCCAATATTCCGCTGTACTGTAGCTGA